The DNA segment ATCGCGTTCCAGCCGGATTTCGCGATCTCCCCGCAGTCTCGGCGCGTTCGCGTCCACGGAGCACTTCCTGCCACGGGGCGGTCAATCACTGCCAGCGGGATGAACGCCCGCTGAGCTCCGCGTTGTAGCGATCAGACCGGCCAGGAAAACCCTCCAGACCGAACGGACACGAAGAGGTACGGAAATGAACAAGTTCGGATTCGCCACCATCATCGCCGGCGGACTGGCCACCGGATTCCTCGGCTTCGCCGCCCCCGCCCAGGCCGCCCCCGCCGGCCCCGGCAACGCCGCCGACACCATCAGCTCGCTCGATGACCGCGGCTACGAGGTCCGCGTCAGCCAGCAGGGCATGAACAAGCCCCTCGACGAGTCCAGCATCGTCTCGGTGCGCTACGACAACGAAGACCGCGTCGTCTACGTCACCACCCGCTGACCCCCACCACGTCGACAAAGGGGCGCCCCGGAAGCGGGGCGCCCCTTTCTGCGTCTGAGCGGTGTCAGCGGCGCACCGCCGCGCCGACCCAGCGGCGCAGGAACCCGCGCAACGCTTCGCCGGTGCGAGGCGGGCGGCCCGGGTCGACGACGAACGACTGGATGATGCGCAACAGGTACTCGGCCAGCTCGTCGAGGTCGTCATCGCTGAACCCCAGCGCCGTCCAGTCGACGTCGAACCGGCGCACCATCGCGTTGGCGAACTGCAGCGCCACATCCGAGGTCACCGACTCCGAATGCGCATCGGCCCGGCCCGGCGTGACGAGCAGACCGATGTGCTTGTCCTTCGGCAGCCACTCCAGCGCGGTGGCGATCGCCTCGGTCACCGCCTCCTCGGGCTCGGTGAGGCCGTGCACGTGCTCGGCCAGCCGGTCGAGGAAATCCGCCGCGGCGTGCACCGCCGCTTCGACGAGCAGCGCCTCGGTGCTGGGGAAGTAGCGGTACACCGTCTGGCGGGTGACCCCCAGCGTGCGGGCGACGTCGGCGATGCTCAGGTCGGCGCCCCGCTCGTCGATGGCCCGGCCCGCCGCGGCAAGTATCCGCTCGACCGCCTCCTCGTCGCTGGCCGGCGCAGAACCCGACCAGCCGTGCGTGCGCATGCGCAGATGCTACTTGGAGAGGGCGTCAGCTCCGGTAGCTGACCGGCAGCTCCTTGACCCCGTTGATCCACCCCGACCGGAGTCGTTGCGGTTCGCCCAATTTCGCTATGCCCGGGATCTGGTCGGCCAGCTCGTTGAAGATCAGCTTGATCTCCATGCGGGCCAGGTTGGCCCCGATGCAGTAGTGCGCCCCGTTCCCGCCGAACCCGAGGTGGGGGTTGGGGTCGCGCAGGATGTCGAACTCGAAGGGACGGTCGAACACGGCCTCGTCGTAGTTCGCCGAGCTGTAGAACAGGCCGGCCCGCTGCCCCTGGCGGATTGTCACGCCGCCGAGTTCGACGTCGGTCAGCGCGGTGCGCTGGAAGCAGTGCACGGGGGTGGCCCACCGCACGATCTCGTCGACCGCGGTCTCCGGCCGCTCCCGCACGAACAGGTCCCACTGCGCAGGGTTGTCGAAGAACGCGTTCATCCCGTGGGTCATCGCGTTGCGGGTGGTCTCGTTGCCGGCCACCGCCAGCAGGATGACGAAGAACGCGAACTCGACGTCCCCGAGCGACTCACCGTCGATGTCCGCCTGGATCAGCCGCGTCACGATGTCGTCGGCCGGGCATCGCCTGCGCTCCTCGGCCATGTTGTAGGCGTAACCCATCAACTCGGCGTTGGCGACCGTCGGATCGGAGTCGAAGTCGGGGTCGTCGGTGTTCATGATGCAGTTCGTCCAGTGGAAGAGCTTCTCGCGGTCGGCCTCGGGCACCCCGATGAGGTCGGCGATCGCCTGCAGCGGCAGGTTCATCGCGATGTCGGTGACGAAGTCGCCGTCGCCCTTCTCGCGCGCGGCCGCGACGATCTCTCGCGCGGAGACCGCCAGCTTCTCCTCGAGTGCGGCCACCGAGCGCGGCGTGAACAGCCGCGACACGATCTTGCGCAGCCGGGTGTGTTCGGGGGCGTCGTGGTTGATCAGCAGCGCCTTGGTCAGGTCCAGTTGTTCGGCCGTGACGCCTTCCGGCAACCGCATGACGGCGCCCTTGGCGTTGGTCGACCACAGGTCGCCGTTACGGGAGATCGACTTGATGTCCTCGTGACGGCTGATCACCCAGTAGCCGCCGTCGTCGAAGATCGACTCCTGCTGCTCGTTCCACCAGACCGGCGCGGTCTTGCGCAGCGCGGCGAACTCGTTGACCGGGATGCCCCGCAACAGCACGTCGGGGTCGGTGAAGTCGAAACCGGCGCCGAACGGGCATCGATCCATCGTGGTCATGGGGACCGCCTTTCGGTGTGACGCTGAACACGCTCAGCAACGACCATACACTTAGACGCAACGTGTATGCCCGGGTCACGGTCTAGGGTGCTCATGTGCGCGTCCTGGTAATCGGATCCGGTGCCCGTGAACATGCCCTGCTGCTGGCGCTGCGGCGCGACCCCGAGGTGGAGGCGCTTGCGGTGGCACCCGGCAATCCCGGTACGGCCGCGGTCGCCGACCAGTACGACGTCGACGTCACCTCCGCCGATGCCGTCACCGAGCTGGCCCGCCGGATCGGTGCCGACCTCGTGGTCATCGGACCCGAGGTGCCGCTCGTGCTGGGGGTCGGCGATGCGCTGCGCGCCGCCGGGATCGCCTGCTTCGGCCCCAGCAGGGACGCCGCCCGCATCGAAGGTTCCAAGGCGTTCGCCAAGGACGTCATGAACGCCGCAGGCGTGCGCACGGCGAGCAGCGAGATCGTCGACAACCCCGGCCACCTCGACGCCGCGCTCGACCGGTTCGGGCCGCCCGCCGGTGAGGCCGCCTGGGTGGTCAAGGACGACGGGCTCGCCGCCGGCAAGGGTGTGGTGGTGACCGCCGACCGCGACGCCGCGCGTGCCCACGCCGCGGGTCTGCTCGACTCCGGCCACCCGGTCCTGCTCGAATCGTTCCTCGACGGTCCCGAGGTGTCGCTGTTCTGCGTCGTCGACGGCGACACCGTGGTCCCGCTGCTGCCTGCGCAGGACTTCAAACGCGTCGGCGACGGCGACACCGGACCCAACACCGGCGGTATGGGCGCCTACGCGCCACTGCCCTGGCTGCCCGCCGACGTCACCACCGGAATCGTCGACGAGATCGTCAAACCCGTTGCCGCCGAAATGGTCCGGCGCGGCAGCTCGTTCTCCGGCCTGCTGTACGCCGGTCTGGCGATCACCTCACGCGGGCCTGCCGTCGTCGAGTTCAACTGCCGGTTCGGCGATCCGGAGACGCAGTCGGTGCTGGCGCTGCTCGACTCTCCGCTCGGCCAGTTGCTGCGCGCCGCGGCGACCGGCCGGTTGGCCGAATTCCCTGCGCTGCAGTGGCGTGACGGCGCCGCGGTGACCGTGGTGCTGGCCGCCGAGAACTACCCCGGGCGTCCCCGGGTGGGCGACGTGATCGTCGGCGCCGACGCGGAGGGTGTGCTGCACGCCGGCACCGCCCGCCGCGACGACGGCGCCATCGTGTCCTCCGGCGGCCGGGTGCTCTCGGTGGTCGGCACCGGCGCCGACCTCGACGCCGCGCGGACGGAGGCCTACGCGACCCTGTCCTCGATCCGGTTGCCCGGCAGCCACTTCCGCCGGGACATCGGACAGGCCGCGGCCGAGGGCAAGATCACGCTCTAGGTTCGGCGGGCAGGGGGCCGACCCGGATTTCAGGCCGTCAGCAGCGGTGCCATCCAGGTGATCTCCGCCGGCAGCTGCGAACTCCAGAACCCGCCGTCGTGCCCGCCGGGGGAGAACCCGCCCGCAGGCGGGGTGGGCAGCTGATCGATGAACTGCTGCGTCGCCGAATAGAAGGGATCGGAAGTGCCGCAATCGATCCGGATCGGGATCGACGCGAACTCCGGCCGTCCCCACACGCTGTTGGCCGCATAGTCGTCGGCGCCGTCGAACGCGCCCGGGGCGGTCGCGCCCGCCGACGTCCACAGCGCCGGGCTGACCGCGCAGATCGCGGCAGTGCGCGCCGGCCCCAGCCGGGCACCCAGCAGCAGCGCGCCGTAGCCTCCCATCGACCAGCCGAGGAATCCGACGCGGGAGGTGTCGAGGCCCTGGTCGGCGAGCATGGGCAGCAGTTCGTCGAGCACCATGGCGCCGGAATCCTCGCCGGAAGCCCGCTTGTGCCAATAACTTCCACCGCCGTCGACGGCGACGACCGCAAACGGCGGCAGCCCGGCGCTGACCGCCTCGGCCAACCCCTGCTCGACGCCGCCGGCCATCACCTGGGCGGCATCGGCGCCCTTGCCGTGCAGCGCGATCACCGGGCGCAGCGCGCCGGTCTGCCCCGGCGGTCGGGCGATCGCCCAGTTCGTGCTCACCCCGCCGCGGGCGGCTGACACGAACGACCCCGTGACATAGGTCGGCGCCGACTGCGGTGGGGGCGCCGCCGCCGAAGGGACGGTGCCGAACGTGACGGCGCCCGCCGCACCCGCGGCCGTACCCGCCGCGAGGCGCAGGACGGCGCGGCGACTCAGCTGGGACATGGCGGCCATCTTGCCACCGGAACTCCGCGGCCGGATTCCCGGCTGACTTGTCTGAAGAATGGCTGGGGTTTGGGCGAAACGACGATGCCCCACCCCGGTGGCTGGCAGCATACGAAGCGTGACGGCAGCAGTCACTCCGAAAGGGGAACGCAGGCGGTACGCGCTGGTCAGCGCGGCCGCCGATCTGCTGTGCGAAGGGGGATTCGACGCCGTTCGGCACCGCGCCGTGGCGCGCCGCGCCGGCCTGCCGCTCGCCTCGACGACCTACTACTTCTCGTCGCTGGACGACCTCATCGTCAAGGCCGTCGAGCACGAGGGAAGCCGCGAGGCCGAGCGGTTGCAGCAGCGGGTCGCGGCGCTGTCCCGGCGGCGCCGTGGCGCCGAGTCCACCGCCGACGTCCTGGTCGATCTCCTCCTCGGCGATGCGCTGGGCGCCCGCGGCGGCGAAGAACTGATCTCGCGTTACGAGCGCTACATCGCCTGTGCGCGTCAACCGGCGCTGCGTGACGTCCAGCGCCGCATCCTGCGGCAGCGCACCGACGCGGTCGTCGAGGTGGTGGAGCGCTGCGGGCGGTCGGTGCGCGCGGAATTCCTCACCGCGCTGGTCTGCGCGGTCGACGGCGCCGTGGTCGCCGCCCTGGTCGGGGACGGCGACGGGCCGCGTGCCACCGCACGTGCCACTCTGATCGACGTCATCGACGTGCTCGCACCGGTGGGCTGACGGCCGGTTCGACAACGATTGCGGCAATGAGGCTGCGTCGCGGTCGTCGCTGCCCGATGATGATGACCGACCAACAGTGACGGAGGAGCCCATGAGCCAGCCAGACACGGTCGAGGCGCAGCCCGAACTGCGCCGCGTCATGGGCCCCGGACTGTTGCTGCTGTTCGTCGTCGGCGACATCCTCGGCACCGGAGTGTACGCGCTCACCGGTGACGTGGCCGCCGAAGTCGGTGGGGCAGCGTGGCTTCCATTCCTGGTGGCCTTCCTCATCGCCACCATCACCGCGTTCAGCTACCTGGAACTGGTCACCAAGTATCCGCAGGCGGCCGGGGCTGCGCTGTACGCGCACAAGGCATTCGGGGTGCAGTTCGTCACCTTCCTCGTCGCGTTCGTGGTCATGTGCTCGGGCATCACCTCGGCGTCGACGGCGTCGCGGTTCTTCGGCGCCAACCTCATCGAGGGCTTCGGGCTCGAATGGGGCACAGCCGGTGTGGCCGCCGTCGCGCTCGGATTCATGGCGCTGCTGGCGGCGGTGAACTTCCGGGGAGTCGGCGAGAGCATCAAACTCAACGTCGTCCTGACGATCATCGAGGCCACCGGCCTGATGCTCGTGCTGTTCGTCGGGTTGTGGGCGTTCACCCGCGGCGGCGACGTCGACTTCTCCCGCGTCGTGGCCTTCGACACGGACGACGACAAGAACGCGTTCATGGCCGTCACCGCCGCCACGTCACTGGCCTTCTTCGCGATGGTCGGGTTCGAGGATTCGGTGAACATGGCCGAGGAGACCAAAGAGCCGGCCAAGACGTTCCCGAAGGTGCTGCTGACGGGTCTGACCATCGCCGGCATCATCTACATGCTCGTCGCCGTCGTGGCCGTCGCCCTGGTACCGGTCGGCACGCTCGCCGACAGTGACACGCCGCTGGTCGAGGTGGTCAAGGCCGGTGCCCCCAACCTGCCCATCGACGAGATCTTCCCGTTCATCTCGATGTTCGCCGTCTCCAACACCGCGCTGATCAACATGCTGATGGCCAGCCGCTTGATCTACGGGATGGCCCGCCAGCATGTGCTTCCGCCGGTCCTTGGCAGAGTGCACCCCCGCCGGCTGACGCCGTGGGTGGCAATCCTGTTCACGACGCTGATCGCGTTCGGGCTCATCTTCTACGTGAGCGTGTTCGCCAGCAGCAGCGCCATCTCGGTGCTCGGAGGCACCACATCACTGCTGTTGCTCGGCGTTTTCGCCGTCGTCAACATCGCGGTGCTGCGGCTGCGGCGCGACGTGCAGGCCACGGGCGGGCATTTCAAGACGCCGACGGTGCTGCCGTGGATCGGGTTCGCCGCATCGCTGTACCTGGTGCTGCCGTTCTCCGGGCGCCCCGCCCAGCAGTACTCCGTGGCGCTGATCCTCGTCGTCATCGGCATCGTGCTGTTCTTCGTCACCATGCTGATCAACCGCAAGATCGGCACCCGCGTCAGCGATCCGGTCCACCTGGCGGAGTAGTCCGGCCCAGGGTCGGCGTCACGATGCAGCCGGTCGTCTCGTCGCCGTAGGTGGTGACGTCGGCGGGCCGGCGCGTGGCGAACAGCGCGACGTAGGCGCACACGACCGCATCGACCGGATCCTCGGCGCGGCGCAGCTGCGATTTGCGGGTGGCCGTCGCGACCGAGTCGCGCATGCGCACCCACTCAGGGTGGCGCAAGGCGTTCAGCGGTGGGTCGGCCGTTGCGAGGGACTCGACCAGGGACATCAGCCGGAGCAGTTCAGCGCGCAGCTGCGCCACGTCGCGGCCCGGCTTCTGCTTGTACTTCAGCGTCTTGGCGAGGCCGAACAACGCCACCGTGGCGGCGTGCGGATACACCTCGATTGCGGGCCGGCCCAGGGCGTCGGCCAATCGGGCGCCGCGACTGCCCGCCGCGAACCACGGATGACCGGTGTTCGACGGATGACAACCCGCCTCGAAGGCGCGGAAGTCGCGGTTGAGCGCCGCCTCGCACGGCCGGTTGCCCGTCGGGTTCGTCACCACCAGCGGAGCGTCGATCGCCAGCACGCTCGCCTGCGCCGCATACGGGGCGAGCTGCGCCACGATGTCGGCGTCGGTCGTCGCGGCGGCGAGGTGCACCAGTGCGCCGCGGGAGTCGGCGACCGCGAGGCCGGTGGGGCTGCGCTCACCCCACGCCAGGTCGATACCGACGAAGTACACGTGGCCAGCCTGCCCGATCCGCGCCGTAAGCTGTGTGTCTGTGACGATCCCGAACGTGCTGGCCAACCGCTACGCCAGCGAGGACATGGTGGCGATCTGGTCGCCGGAAGCCAAGATCGTCGCCGAGCGCCGGCTGTGGCTGGCGGTGCTGCGCGCCCAGGCCGAGCTCGGCGTCGACGTGCCCGACGGGGTGGTGGCCGACTACGAACGCGTCCTCGAGACCGTCGACCTGGCGTCGATCGCGGCCCGCGAGCGGGTGACCCGCCACGACGTCAAGGCCCGCATCGAGGAGTTCAACGCGCTGGCCGGCCACGAACACGTGCACAAGGGCATGACCAGCCGCGACCTCACCGAGAACGTCGAGCAGCTGCAGATCCGCCGCAGCCTGGAACTGGTGCACGCCCACGGGGTCGCCGTCGTCGCGCGGCTCGCCGAGCGCGCCGTGAGCTATCGAGACCTGGTGATGGCCGGCCGCAGCCACAACGTCGCCGCGCAGGCCACCACCCTGGGCAAGCGGTTCGCCTCGGCCGCCGAGGAGACGCTGCTCGCGCTGAAGCGGGTCGAGGAACTGATCGCCCGCTACCCGCTGCGCGGCATCAAAGGTCCGATGGGCACCGCGCAGGACATGCTCGACCTGTTCGGCGGCGACACCGCCAAACTGGCCGACCTCGAACGGCGGGTCGCCGAATTCCTCGGCTTCCGAGACGTTTTCACCAGCGTCGGCCAGGTGTATCCGCGCTCGCTCGACCACGACGTCGTCTCCGCGCTGGTGCAGCTGGGCGCGGGCCCGTCCTCGCTGGCGCACACCATCCGGCTGATGGCCGGCCACGAACTGGTGACCGAGGGTTTCGCGCCCGGGCAGGTCGGATCGTCGGCGATGCCGCACAAGATGAACACCCGGTCGTGCGAACGGGTCAACGGTCTGCAGGTCGTGCTGCGCGGGTACGGCTCGATGGCCGCCGAACTGGCCGGCGCGCAGTGGAACGAAGGCGACGTGTTCTGCTCGGTCGTGCGCCGGGTGGCGCTGCCCGACGCGTTCTTCGCCATCGACGGGCAGACCGAGACGTTCCTGACCGTGCTGGACGAGTTCGGCGCCTACCCGGCCGTCATCCAGCGCGAACTCGACCGCTACCTGCCGTTCCTGGCGACGACCCGAATCCTGATCGCCGCCGTGCGGGCCGGTGTCGGGCGCGAGACCGCCCACGAGGTCATCAAGGAACACGCGGTGGCCGTCGCCCTGGCGATGCGGGAGAAGGGCCGGGAGCCCGACCTGCTCGACCGGCTGGCGGCCGACCCGCGGCTGCCGCTGGACCGCGTCGCGCTCGACGATGCGCTGGCCGACAGGCAGGCCTTCAGCGGAGCCGCCGGTGACCAGGTGGACCGGGTGGCGCAGGCCGTCGACGAACTGGTCAGTCGCTACCCGGAAGCCGCCAAGTACACCTCGGGCGCCATCCTGTGACCCGCGCGGCGGGGCTGTCGCAGATCGACTTCACCGATCTGGACAACTTCGCGAACGGCTTCCCCCACGAACTGTTCGCGGTGCATCGCCGCGACGCGCCGGTGTACTGGCACGAACCCACCGAGCACACCCCGGACGGCGAAGGCTTCTGGTCCGTCGCCACCTACGCGGAAACCCTTGCGGTGTTGCGTGATCAGGACACCTACTCGTCGGTGACCGGAGGCGAGCGGCCCTACGGCGGCACGTTGCTGCAGGATCTGCCGATCGCCGGTCAGGTGCTCAACATGATGGACGATCCGCGGCATGCGCAGATCCGCCGACTGGTGAACTCGGGACTGTCACCGCGGATGATCGCCCGCGTCACCGACGATCTGCGGCAGCGGGCCCGGATGCTGCTCGACGAGGTCGCCGACGGCGAGCCCTTCGACTTCCTCCCGCAGGTCGCCGCCGAACTGCCGATGCAGATGATCTGCATCCTGCTCGGCGTCCCCGAAACCGACCGGCACTGGCTGTTCGAGGCTGTGGAACCCGGTTTCGACTTCCGCGGTTCCCGCAC comes from the Mycolicibacterium litorale genome and includes:
- a CDS encoding TetR/AcrR family transcriptional regulator, with product MRTHGWSGSAPASDEEAVERILAAAGRAIDERGADLSIADVARTLGVTRQTVYRYFPSTEALLVEAAVHAAADFLDRLAEHVHGLTEPEEAVTEAIATALEWLPKDKHIGLLVTPGRADAHSESVTSDVALQFANAMVRRFDVDWTALGFSDDDLDELAEYLLRIIQSFVVDPGRPPRTGEALRGFLRRWVGAAVRR
- a CDS encoding cytochrome P450 produces the protein MTTMDRCPFGAGFDFTDPDVLLRGIPVNEFAALRKTAPVWWNEQQESIFDDGGYWVISRHEDIKSISRNGDLWSTNAKGAVMRLPEGVTAEQLDLTKALLINHDAPEHTRLRKIVSRLFTPRSVAALEEKLAVSAREIVAAAREKGDGDFVTDIAMNLPLQAIADLIGVPEADREKLFHWTNCIMNTDDPDFDSDPTVANAELMGYAYNMAEERRRCPADDIVTRLIQADIDGESLGDVEFAFFVILLAVAGNETTRNAMTHGMNAFFDNPAQWDLFVRERPETAVDEIVRWATPVHCFQRTALTDVELGGVTIRQGQRAGLFYSSANYDEAVFDRPFEFDILRDPNPHLGFGGNGAHYCIGANLARMEIKLIFNELADQIPGIAKLGEPQRLRSGWINGVKELPVSYRS
- the purD gene encoding phosphoribosylamine--glycine ligase, whose amino-acid sequence is MRVLVIGSGAREHALLLALRRDPEVEALAVAPGNPGTAAVADQYDVDVTSADAVTELARRIGADLVVIGPEVPLVLGVGDALRAAGIACFGPSRDAARIEGSKAFAKDVMNAAGVRTASSEIVDNPGHLDAALDRFGPPAGEAAWVVKDDGLAAGKGVVVTADRDAARAHAAGLLDSGHPVLLESFLDGPEVSLFCVVDGDTVVPLLPAQDFKRVGDGDTGPNTGGMGAYAPLPWLPADVTTGIVDEIVKPVAAEMVRRGSSFSGLLYAGLAITSRGPAVVEFNCRFGDPETQSVLALLDSPLGQLLRAAATGRLAEFPALQWRDGAAVTVVLAAENYPGRPRVGDVIVGADAEGVLHAGTARRDDGAIVSSGGRVLSVVGTGADLDAARTEAYATLSSIRLPGSHFRRDIGQAAAEGKITL
- a CDS encoding alpha/beta hydrolase; the encoded protein is MAAMSQLSRRAVLRLAAGTAAGAAGAVTFGTVPSAAAPPPQSAPTYVTGSFVSAARGGVSTNWAIARPPGQTGALRPVIALHGKGADAAQVMAGGVEQGLAEAVSAGLPPFAVVAVDGGGSYWHKRASGEDSGAMVLDELLPMLADQGLDTSRVGFLGWSMGGYGALLLGARLGPARTAAICAVSPALWTSAGATAPGAFDGADDYAANSVWGRPEFASIPIRIDCGTSDPFYSATQQFIDQLPTPPAGGFSPGGHDGGFWSSQLPAEITWMAPLLTA
- a CDS encoding TetR/AcrR family transcriptional regulator, whose protein sequence is MRSVTAAVTPKGERRRYALVSAAADLLCEGGFDAVRHRAVARRAGLPLASTTYYFSSLDDLIVKAVEHEGSREAERLQQRVAALSRRRRGAESTADVLVDLLLGDALGARGGEELISRYERYIACARQPALRDVQRRILRQRTDAVVEVVERCGRSVRAEFLTALVCAVDGAVVAALVGDGDGPRATARATLIDVIDVLAPVG
- a CDS encoding APC family permease, encoding MSQPDTVEAQPELRRVMGPGLLLLFVVGDILGTGVYALTGDVAAEVGGAAWLPFLVAFLIATITAFSYLELVTKYPQAAGAALYAHKAFGVQFVTFLVAFVVMCSGITSASTASRFFGANLIEGFGLEWGTAGVAAVALGFMALLAAVNFRGVGESIKLNVVLTIIEATGLMLVLFVGLWAFTRGGDVDFSRVVAFDTDDDKNAFMAVTAATSLAFFAMVGFEDSVNMAEETKEPAKTFPKVLLTGLTIAGIIYMLVAVVAVALVPVGTLADSDTPLVEVVKAGAPNLPIDEIFPFISMFAVSNTALINMLMASRLIYGMARQHVLPPVLGRVHPRRLTPWVAILFTTLIAFGLIFYVSVFASSSAISVLGGTTSLLLLGVFAVVNIAVLRLRRDVQATGGHFKTPTVLPWIGFAASLYLVLPFSGRPAQQYSVALILVVIGIVLFFVTMLINRKIGTRVSDPVHLAE
- a CDS encoding DUF429 domain-containing protein, with the protein product MYFVGIDLAWGERSPTGLAVADSRGALVHLAAATTDADIVAQLAPYAAQASVLAIDAPLVVTNPTGNRPCEAALNRDFRAFEAGCHPSNTGHPWFAAGSRGARLADALGRPAIEVYPHAATVALFGLAKTLKYKQKPGRDVAQLRAELLRLMSLVESLATADPPLNALRHPEWVRMRDSVATATRKSQLRRAEDPVDAVVCAYVALFATRRPADVTTYGDETTGCIVTPTLGRTTPPGGPDR
- the purB gene encoding adenylosuccinate lyase; this translates as MTIPNVLANRYASEDMVAIWSPEAKIVAERRLWLAVLRAQAELGVDVPDGVVADYERVLETVDLASIAARERVTRHDVKARIEEFNALAGHEHVHKGMTSRDLTENVEQLQIRRSLELVHAHGVAVVARLAERAVSYRDLVMAGRSHNVAAQATTLGKRFASAAEETLLALKRVEELIARYPLRGIKGPMGTAQDMLDLFGGDTAKLADLERRVAEFLGFRDVFTSVGQVYPRSLDHDVVSALVQLGAGPSSLAHTIRLMAGHELVTEGFAPGQVGSSAMPHKMNTRSCERVNGLQVVLRGYGSMAAELAGAQWNEGDVFCSVVRRVALPDAFFAIDGQTETFLTVLDEFGAYPAVIQRELDRYLPFLATTRILIAAVRAGVGRETAHEVIKEHAVAVALAMREKGREPDLLDRLAADPRLPLDRVALDDALADRQAFSGAAGDQVDRVAQAVDELVSRYPEAAKYTSGAIL